DNA sequence from the Octopus bimaculoides isolate UCB-OBI-ISO-001 chromosome 22, ASM119413v2, whole genome shotgun sequence genome:
ggagcctggtgttgccatccggtttcaccagtcctcagtcaaatcgtccaacccatgctagcatggaaagcggacattaaacgatgatgatgatgtattaaggtatatatgttctatatattatgtattaaagTTACATAATGAATCAAAATAAGATATCAAAAAGACAATCACAAAAACGtcaagaatgaaatacaattcACTTACTGTCATTGATAAGAAACAAATAAGATGATTTTTCTTCAGCAAAAATAACGTGAATAATTGGATGCTCCAGAAGGGTCTTTCCATATAAATTATCAAGAAACGTTTTGTCCGCTTGTAATGTGTAATAactaaaagcaagaaaaaaagaaagatcattactgtcattatcaccaccatcagcgttgtcatcatcatcacatctatTTTTTTTCCCCTGCTGATATAGGTTAGATAAGGGAAGAAAATTATCTTAGCTTAAATTGTTTCTTATTACTGTAGCCTGTCTTGAAACTGGAACGTAAGCATGAGAACTTATAATCTCACAACATAGAAAAATTTGACTGAGAAGAGCAAAGTGACAAAGTCACAGATGTCTGTATATTTAAGGGAGACAAAGTTGTAATAGCCACGTTTTTAGTCGAcaagaaaatacaaatgaaaaagaaattatatgcatacatacacacatatacatctcgcAAAGCTTAATGTTCAGCATAGAAAGGCATGGGCATGGCTGTGGTTTACAATttttaaccatgtggtttcaagttcagtcccactgtgaggaaccttgggcaaatgtcctctactatggtgcaaggccaaccaaagccttgtgagtacgtttggttgacagaagcataaaggcggcgagctggcagaaacgttagcacgccgggcgaaatgcttagccgttacgttttgagttcaaattccgccgaggtcgactttgcctttcatcctttcagagtcaataatttaagtaccagttgtgtactgggtcaatctcatcaactaaccccctccacccaaaatttcagccttgtgcctataatagaaagatcagccgcttgcatgttaattttatgagcaggctgttccatttatgagatcaactggaacactcatcatcataaccgacaCAGCaccagttacatatatacatgtatacatgtgttatttctttactgcccacaaggggctacacacagaNNNNNNNNNNNNNNNNNNNNNNNNNNNNNNNNNNNNNNNNNNNNNNNNNNNNNNNNNNNNNNNNNNNNNNNNNNNNNNNNNNNNNNNNNNNNNNNNNNNNNNNNNNNNNNNNNNNNNNNNNNNNNNNNNNNNNNNNNNNNNNNNNNNNNNNNNNNNNNNNNNNNNNNNNNNNNNNNNNNNNNNNNNNNNNNNNNNNNNNNNNNNNNNNNNNNNNNNNNNNNNNNNNNNNNNNNNNNNNNNNNNNNNNNNNNNNNNNNNNNNNNNNNNNNNNNNNNNNNNNNNNNNNNNNNNAGCCTTGTCTATGTCAGAGGTTAACTGTTTTTGGCGCAATCATTTGAACCTCACATTATATCAAACATacatttgttggtttgtttgttgtaTATGCATGATGGTtaccccctcgttatcgagtatggccattgcacgaagcttaacttaacggtgctgtgatcgaatgtgactttttagcccagccaaagatctacaatgtcttgcacagagttggcgtccaaaacctttactggcaatagctggctgttgttgtaattgggctccatgtacctttgcgtgtcgtttaagtcctcctgctgaatcacactcccttccacatacCCGACAGACAAGactagtatggtgtgtagcatcagcagcagcagcctggtggtcaatcatcggtcttgctttatgactacgaagatgactcttgagtccagctttactgaggcagggtcttgcacagacactgcatgtcatccatacatacatgtgaaaaaCATAcatgtcatccatacatacatgttgaaataataattaaaatcttaCTGCATATCTTTTGAGGGATACATTTCTGCTTTCATTAAAAAGCACAGCTTCTTTGGATCTGCATTTCGATATTGATTGAGCTTATATAAAAACAACGATGCAGCTTTACTTGTGTTGAATATACTTTGAAATGCTTCCATTATGGTCAAGTCTTCAGACATTCTACAGAAAGgaaattgaatatttaaatattgggAGAGAACGTTCAATGTGAAAACCTATTagataatttattctttaattaattCTACCTTACCTTTCTTCTTTAAGTGAAACTCCAGCCTGTGGAAATACCCAAGATACGTCCCACTGAATAAGTTTAGATCTGAAATTAATGATAagcatttatttagttttaataaattaattaaataaaacatttaaaatataacaggTGCAGGTGTGATTTTGAAATTTGGGCCCTCTCAGCATGGAATCTTGAGTGTCTTTTActagaggtgcaggagtggctgtgtggtaagtagcttgtttaccaaccacagggttctgggttcagtcctactgcatggcaccttgggcaagtgtcttctactatagcctcgggccgaccaaagccttgtgagtggatttggtagagagaaactgcaagaagcctacaaattgttcaattttttttttgccttgctagcatggtttcatcatcatcatcatcgtttaacgtccgctttccatgctagcatgggttggacgatttgactgaggactggtgaaaccggatggcaacaccaggctccaatctgatttggcagagtttctacagctggatgcccttcctaacgccagctgTAGTNNNNNNNNNNNNNNNNNNNNNNNNNNNNNNNNNNNNNNNNNNNNNNNNNNNNNNNNNNNNNNNNNNNNNNNNNNNNNNNNNNNNNNNNNNNNNNNNNNNNNNNNNNNNNNNNNNNNNNNNNNNNNNNNNNNNNNNNNNNNNNNNNNNNNNNNNNNNNNNNNNNNNNNNNNNNNNNNNNNNNNNNNNNNNNNNNNNNNNNNNNNNNNNNNNNNNNNNNNNNNNNNNNNNNNNNNNNNNNNNNNNNNNNNNNNNNNNNNNNNNNNNNNNNNNNNNNNtaaaagaatataagaatagcaGCAGGATGACCAATgccaagtgagtggatttggtagagagaaactgcaagaagcctacaaattgttcaattttttttttgccttgctagcatggtttcatcatcatcatcatcgtttaacgtccgctttccatgctagcatgggttggacgatttgactgaggactggtgaaaccggatggcaacaccaggctccaatctgatttggcagagtttctacagctggatgcccttcctaacgccagctgtagtgatacatatattattgaggcattgtttttaCGGCTGGAAGTTCTTTCTGTCACTATCACTTTCTTGTGTTTTCAGGTAAGTGATCTCTTATTTCGCCTGTCATCAAAAACACAAAACTGGCAGATGATTTATTGACAGGAAAAACAACATTAGCACTTGATACTTGGTAAAGTGTAAatgcaaacaaagaaacacacacacacatatcatcattttaatgatgcacttttccatgcttgcatgggttggacagaggttattgaagcagatttcctgcaactggatgcccttcctgtcgccaaccctgAACTGTTTCCAAACATGGTAATATTTTCCCTGTAGTtaggcatgtttttttttgcagactactggaaatgaatgagtggtaagaaactctcaaggGAGCTGAAGagcagaaggtcttcagagaagaaactcACCTCAGGTAAACGTTTggcccttaacttcttacactctaAGGCGGCCAGGTCACATCCAGGTCATGACAACTGGGTGTTAGGTAACaaaaaaaggtaaagttaccttcttgagtcatgtTGACTCATAAGGGCTAGTTTCCCAGTTTCcgtggcatataaattccccacctggacgggatgccagtcacTCACAGAATTACTCgcttttgccagcagagtggactggagcaacgtgaaatgaagtgttttgctcaagaacacaatgtgtcgcccagtccaagaattgaaaccataatcttgcaATCgtaagtccaacaccctaaccactaagccacatggtCTTCTGCTGATGCTTTTTAACCACCAGGATATCGGAGGACTTATGCATTTAAACTGCTTGTGAGATTTCATCTCCATTGATTCAGCTTCCAAACTTATACTTAAAGAAGAAATGAGATCCACTGCAACAGCcacacaatgtcaaggcaagaagatacaaacatacacacactcacacatgtatacacatacaataggcttcttacagtttcaaccaaccaaatccacacacaaagctatGGTTGGCCCAAacttacagtaaaaaaaaacacttgcctaagatgccatgctgtgggactgaacccaaaaccatgtgattgggaagcaaacttaacttttgaaaattttaattcctTACATTGGCATAAATCCCCACAATTCCATAAAGACATCCTGATCAATTGAATTCattgcaataaaataaatggaaccTATCTTATTAACCCTGGAGAACCGggtgaataaaatacaaacacatctctggtaggatttgaactcgataCATAAAGAAGTATAACATAAGacggatttttttatttttttaccttccactaccttcttttcatttttttttaaaagtggctgagtggttaagaagcccactttgcaaccatatgatcttgggttcagttccactgcatggtaccttgatcaagtgtcttctactatagccctaggttgaccaatgccttgggagtgaatttggtagacggaatccaTGTAAAAACCcaccatatatgtgtatcatcatcatcatcatttaatggccattttccttgctggcatggttcggacagtttgacaggatcctaCAAGCCCCAGAACCACACTGAGCTCTAGTGTTacctttggtatggtttctatagttgggtgcccttctgaacaccaaccattttacggtgtgtgtgtgtgtgtgtgccgtttgGTCTATGTTtatcagacacatacacacagccattgcttgacaactttgcttacgtccccataacttagcagttcagcaaatgagattaacagaataaataccagggttaaaagaaaaacaaaatcaagtactggtgtcgatttgtttgactaaaacttttcatggtggtgcccccagcatggccgcagtccaatgacagaaataagtaaaaaataagagatgaaagataaccaaagtgcaagagtggctgtgtggtaagtagcttgcttaccaaccacatggttccgggttcagtcccactgcgtggcactttgggcaagtgtcttctactatagcctcgggccgaccaaagccttgtgagtggatttggtagacggaaactgaaagaagcccgtcgtatatatgtatatatatatatatgtatgtgtgtttgtgtgtctgtgtttgtccccaccatcgcttgacaaccgatgctggtgtgtttacgtccctgtaacttagcggttcggcaaaagagaccgattgaataagtactagNNNNNNNNNNNNNNNNNNNNNNNNNNNNNNNNNNNNNNNNNNNNNNNNNNNNNNNNNNNNNNNNNNNNNNNNNNNNNNNNNNNNNNNNNNNNNNNNNNNNNNNNNNNNNNNNNNNNNNNNNNNNNNNNNNNNNNNNNNNNNNNNNNNNNNNNNNNNNNNNNNNNNNNNNNNNNNNNNNNNNNNNNNNNNNNNNNNNNNNNNNNNNNNNNNNNNNNNNNNNNNNNNNNNNNN
Encoded proteins:
- the LOC106881735 gene encoding box C/D snoRNA protein 1-like is translated as MLIINFRSKLIQWDVSWVFPQAGVSLKEERMSEDLTIMEAFQSIFNTSKAASLFLYKLNQYRNADPKKLCFLMKAEMYPSKDMHYYTLQADKTFLDNLYGKTLLEHPIIHVIFAEEKSSYLFLINDNSETAKDKLEETGS